A portion of the Pan troglodytes isolate AG18354 chromosome 10, NHGRI_mPanTro3-v2.0_pri, whole genome shotgun sequence genome contains these proteins:
- the LOC100610889 gene encoding small ribosomal subunit protein eS27-like: protein MPLAKDLLHPSPEEEKRKHKKKRLVQSPNSYSMDVKCPGCYKITTVFNHAQTVVLCVGCSTVLCQPTGGKARLTEGCSFRRKQH from the coding sequence ATGCCTCTTGCAAAGGATCTCCTTCATCCCTCtccagaagaggagaagaggaaacaCAAGAAGAAACGCCTGGTGCAGAGCCCCAATTCCTACTCCATGGATGTGAAATGCCCAGGATGCTATAAAATCACCACGGTCTTTAACCATGCACAAACGGTAGTTTTGTGTGTTGGCTGCTCCACTGTCCTCTGCCAGCCTACAGGAGGAAAAGCAAGGCTTACAGAAGGATGTTCCTTCAGGAGGAAGCAGCACTAA